AAGGATAGTAAAGGAATAGGGTTTTTTCAGAAATATCTTACTATATGGGTAGCATTATGTATTGTAGCAGGGATTCTTATAGGACGATTTACTTAACATGTGGCATACGCAGGAATTTAAGACACTTCCTCCACTTGTATAATAAGATTAAAAGCCTATAAAGGGAGGTGGAACTATGTTTCATAAGGTTAAGAGTGTTGTCCCTCTTGATAATTTTCTTTTGTTAGTAGAGTTTGAAAATGGTAAAAAAAAGACATATGATGTTAAGCCTCTAATGAATAAATGGAGTGTTTTTAGAGATTTAAATAATGATACTCTTTTTAACTTGGTTAAGGTTGATACTGGTGGTTATGGAGTTGTGTGGAATGAATATATTGATTTAGCCTGTAACGAGCTTTGGGAAAATGGTATAAGTGTAGAGGATGTATGTCAATGATTGATTTTGGTGCATAAACTTACCCTCAATTTTGCCTTCAATCTTGCCTTGTTTTTTCATCTCTTCCATCTTATTGCGTATTGCTATCTCCATAGTATAAACCATTTCATCAACCTCCTATCTCAATAAATTAGATTTATCTTTAAATAGCTTCAATTCTTATAGAATTTTATAGCTATTTAATTTCACAAGTAATAAAACAAAAATCTTACAAAGCCCTGCCCTACCATCTGCGAAAC
This window of the Bacillota bacterium genome carries:
- a CDS encoding DUF2442 domain-containing protein, producing the protein MFHKVKSVVPLDNFLLLVEFENGKKKTYDVKPLMNKWSVFRDLNNDTLFNLVKVDTGGYGVVWNEYIDLACNELWENGISVEDVCQ